A part of Candidatus Bathyarchaeota archaeon genomic DNA contains:
- a CDS encoding ATP-binding protein: protein MSYDDIDADDLSGEEPEGGKTLTASGIAEYIRFNCCPRFFKLKFEGKEVKKRTWPEAFKPISPLLYGTGKALEEKKVAELKGRAAEYLDFTVYDPNKYGKRGWDKAQDSLNNLHYVIEHIISLGEKADPRPVLLYQVPMKGPIGVWDVKGIADLIAVWPLKEGKVKVRIFELKSSWKEQTAHRIQVAIYVLLLGRELGGLSAKVELEGGVINRETSLESLEADALPKFKLSPLIQDVERLLAKNGEFNRIHKKPLEEVEYQLCWRCDNCGFNECCIVCSVENESVALLNLSRGEQKALSHHGVRGLEDLARLKVVLDGGNLRPNDFRVIPAKDPKKVQELSTDPIIGAKLDWLVERAQYMLGGIRPSSPNASKSRWMPWLTGTGYGSLPEDSPSGGADASLLYNPDGLIRIYLFIEWDYMLDCVSMLSAKVSCTRYRGEPLLVSRVISSLPDDRNECIEEERRLLEGFFADLSAAINKAAAAAGSPDEAPIHLYFFSRQERDVLMKAVCRQPSMISAQAVRDLLGLRQAIDQPMFSILQDEVVHRKALRYHSSGLLPILEQACFFDRNQWRVKRKDGTIVDLALVFRDGLFNYSLPYRRNPDGTIAFLKEGKNDGYYPARARFGDQLPIEYIWGAKGRLDNFSQVKGPSKVLLDKRKWCDYTSKTRRITDEELNLMGTKICMALEQVERSLSIRNRRLGKKPIAVPKISEFTLGTATLERSCREFLDLEYFSKRQEMYQHYAMLPYQRVASGRSVIFQCTRVDEFEREFVVRGKLVYEDLGLPRADCVANACRVKGSEGSSSGDWMVVTELRRNASGQFEETEKRSPGEVEKSARAIVDRVDVPKLEVVVKIVSWPRGRGSKYSAWHNLPTTDPEKAQGKYMQLFEAGRYYILDELADDIISDRAAKSLDYAANNVLYCLLADYLAGKTGGNNHTALDRAAAMPFLNWMEARRFPPKAEQKRFVERVFGAEPIVMLQGPPGTGKTETLQLAVLAHIAAHRAKSRCRVLMVAPTHKAIQEFVEKLGRCWKEYIAAGGRDLKDLQLYRVLSSEVSLVPPIDGVKYVNYNQDQETVAELTGCLMNQSTLTPSTSASSPLVICLTPPGLYGLMKKIGESEPPWGEGFFDLLVVDEASMMRLPELILSGSFLSKNSQILVAGDHRQLPPIVAHNWEKEDRRTLEEMASFLSAMDFLRLLRNEDLGLERIKCRNPADIPAERLCESHRCHSVVAEFLREWVYEKDNIDFRSEQTQTLAPVEAQTEGLAVALAPQNVFVLIVHDEAESFQSNLVEASIVAALAKNASSANIGVITPHNAQKGLLKNRLQDANLGARVDTVERYQGGEADFVIISSCVSDPDYVRTESEFLLNLNRINVAISRMKKKLVIVASRSIFEFMPQDARDYDRALLWRGISDTVGFTADSKPQWEGDLSKFLGQANPDVKVEVYVKSQKTLAQTRR, encoded by the coding sequence TTGAGTTACGACGACATCGATGCAGATGACCTTTCAGGCGAAGAGCCCGAAGGCGGCAAAACCCTGACTGCCTCAGGCATCGCCGAGTACATCCGCTTCAACTGCTGCCCCCGCTTCTTCAAACTTAAATTCGAAGGCAAAGAAGTCAAAAAACGCACTTGGCCCGAAGCCTTCAAACCCATCAGTCCCCTGCTCTACGGCACCGGCAAAGCGTTGGAAGAAAAAAAAGTCGCTGAGCTCAAGGGGAGAGCCGCCGAGTACCTTGACTTCACTGTTTATGACCCTAACAAGTATGGTAAGCGCGGCTGGGATAAAGCCCAGGATTCCCTAAATAACCTCCACTACGTCATCGAGCACATAATCTCGCTGGGAGAAAAAGCTGACCCCCGCCCCGTTTTGCTCTATCAGGTGCCTATGAAGGGCCCAATCGGCGTATGGGATGTCAAAGGCATCGCGGATTTAATCGCGGTATGGCCGCTTAAAGAAGGCAAAGTAAAAGTCCGCATCTTCGAACTCAAATCCTCCTGGAAAGAGCAGACCGCCCACCGCATCCAAGTCGCCATCTACGTTCTGCTGCTGGGACGCGAACTCGGCGGCTTATCCGCCAAGGTGGAGCTGGAAGGCGGCGTCATCAACCGCGAAACCAGCCTTGAAAGCCTCGAAGCTGACGCCCTGCCCAAATTCAAACTCAGCCCCCTCATCCAAGACGTCGAGCGGCTCCTCGCCAAAAACGGGGAATTCAACCGCATCCACAAAAAACCCCTCGAGGAAGTCGAGTACCAGCTCTGCTGGAGATGTGACAACTGCGGCTTCAACGAATGCTGCATTGTCTGCTCAGTGGAGAACGAAAGCGTGGCGCTGCTGAATCTAAGCCGAGGCGAACAGAAAGCTCTCTCGCATCACGGCGTCAGGGGGCTGGAGGATTTGGCGCGGCTCAAAGTGGTGCTGGACGGCGGCAATCTGCGCCCCAACGACTTCCGAGTTATCCCCGCTAAGGACCCAAAAAAGGTTCAGGAGCTCTCAACAGACCCCATCATCGGCGCCAAGCTGGATTGGCTGGTTGAACGCGCCCAGTACATGCTTGGCGGCATCCGCCCCAGCAGCCCAAACGCCAGCAAAAGCCGCTGGATGCCCTGGCTTACCGGAACAGGCTACGGTAGCCTCCCCGAAGACAGCCCCTCCGGCGGCGCCGACGCCTCGTTACTCTATAACCCCGACGGCTTAATCCGCATTTACCTCTTCATCGAATGGGACTACATGCTTGACTGCGTCTCGATGCTCAGCGCCAAAGTCAGCTGCACCCGATACCGCGGCGAACCCCTCCTCGTTTCCCGCGTAATCAGCAGCCTCCCCGACGACCGAAACGAATGCATAGAGGAGGAGCGCAGACTGCTGGAGGGCTTTTTCGCTGACCTCTCCGCGGCCATAAATAAAGCCGCAGCTGCAGCCGGCAGCCCCGATGAGGCGCCGATTCACCTGTACTTCTTCAGCCGCCAAGAACGCGATGTCCTCATGAAAGCGGTCTGTCGGCAGCCCTCAATGATTAGTGCACAGGCCGTGCGTGACCTGCTGGGGCTGCGGCAAGCCATCGACCAACCCATGTTCTCCATTCTCCAAGACGAAGTGGTCCACCGCAAAGCCCTGCGTTATCACAGCTCGGGGTTGCTGCCAATTCTGGAGCAGGCATGCTTCTTTGACCGCAACCAATGGCGCGTCAAACGCAAAGACGGCACCATAGTGGATTTGGCGCTGGTGTTCCGCGACGGCTTATTCAACTACAGCTTGCCCTACCGCAGAAACCCCGACGGCACCATCGCCTTCCTCAAAGAGGGCAAAAACGACGGTTACTACCCCGCTCGCGCCCGCTTCGGCGACCAATTGCCCATCGAGTACATCTGGGGCGCCAAGGGTCGACTCGACAATTTCAGCCAAGTTAAAGGCCCCTCCAAGGTTCTGCTCGATAAACGCAAATGGTGCGACTACACCTCTAAAACCCGCCGCATAACCGACGAAGAACTTAACCTGATGGGCACCAAAATCTGTATGGCACTCGAGCAGGTCGAGCGGTCCCTCTCTATCCGTAACAGGCGACTGGGCAAAAAGCCGATTGCTGTCCCCAAAATCTCCGAGTTCACGCTGGGCACCGCCACGCTGGAGCGGAGCTGCCGAGAATTCTTGGATTTAGAGTACTTCTCGAAGCGCCAGGAGATGTATCAGCACTATGCGATGCTGCCCTATCAGCGGGTGGCTTCCGGGCGATCAGTGATTTTCCAGTGCACACGCGTCGACGAGTTTGAACGGGAATTCGTGGTGCGGGGCAAGCTGGTCTACGAGGATCTGGGGCTGCCCAGAGCTGACTGCGTCGCCAACGCCTGCCGCGTAAAGGGCTCGGAGGGCTCAAGTTCAGGCGACTGGATGGTGGTGACTGAGCTGCGGCGCAACGCCTCGGGGCAGTTTGAGGAAACCGAGAAGCGCTCGCCGGGGGAGGTGGAGAAGTCCGCCCGAGCCATCGTGGACCGCGTGGACGTGCCCAAGCTGGAAGTTGTCGTTAAAATCGTGAGTTGGCCGCGGGGCAGGGGCAGCAAGTACAGTGCATGGCATAATCTGCCCACCACTGACCCCGAGAAGGCACAGGGCAAGTACATGCAGCTCTTCGAGGCTGGACGCTACTACATCCTTGACGAGTTAGCCGACGACATCATCTCGGACCGCGCCGCAAAAAGCCTCGACTACGCAGCCAACAACGTCCTCTACTGCCTCTTAGCAGACTACTTGGCGGGCAAGACAGGCGGCAACAACCACACTGCACTAGACAGGGCTGCAGCGATGCCTTTCCTAAATTGGATGGAGGCACGGCGGTTTCCGCCCAAAGCAGAACAGAAACGTTTTGTGGAACGCGTGTTTGGAGCTGAACCGATTGTGATGCTTCAGGGTCCGCCTGGCACGGGCAAGACCGAAACGCTGCAGCTTGCAGTGCTTGCTCACATCGCCGCGCATAGGGCAAAGTCTCGGTGCCGAGTTTTGATGGTGGCGCCGACCCATAAAGCCATCCAGGAATTCGTCGAGAAACTCGGCCGTTGCTGGAAAGAATACATCGCCGCCGGCGGACGCGACCTCAAAGATCTGCAGCTTTACCGTGTCTTAAGCAGCGAGGTTTCGCTTGTGCCGCCCATCGACGGAGTCAAATACGTCAACTATAACCAGGACCAAGAAACCGTCGCTGAACTCACGGGCTGCCTGATGAATCAATCCACGCTTACGCCCTCCACATCGGCTTCCTCCCCGTTAGTGATATGTCTGACGCCGCCTGGGCTATATGGCTTGATGAAAAAAATCGGCGAATCCGAGCCGCCCTGGGGCGAAGGCTTCTTTGACCTCCTCGTCGTCGACGAAGCCAGCATGATGCGGCTCCCCGAACTCATCCTCTCAGGAAGCTTCCTATCCAAAAACAGCCAAATCCTCGTCGCAGGCGACCACCGCCAGCTGCCGCCGATTGTGGCGCATAACTGGGAAAAAGAGGACCGCCGCACCCTTGAGGAAATGGCGTCTTTTCTTTCCGCTATGGATTTTCTGCGGTTGCTACGCAACGAAGACCTTGGCTTGGAGCGGATAAAATGCAGAAACCCAGCAGACATCCCTGCGGAGCGGCTCTGCGAGAGCCACCGTTGCCACTCGGTGGTCGCGGAATTTCTGCGTGAATGGGTCTATGAGAAGGATAACATTGATTTCCGTTCTGAGCAGACGCAGACTTTAGCGCCTGTTGAGGCCCAGACGGAGGGGTTAGCTGTGGCTTTGGCGCCTCAGAACGTGTTTGTCCTCATCGTGCATGATGAGGCAGAGAGTTTCCAGTCTAACTTGGTGGAGGCATCCATCGTGGCGGCGCTGGCTAAGAATGCGTCCTCCGCAAATATAGGCGTCATCACTCCCCACAATGCCCAGAAGGGGCTGCTTAAAAACCGCCTCCAAGACGCCAACCTGGGCGCCCGCGTCGATACGGTGGAGCGATATCAGGGCGGCGAAGCAGACTTCGTCATCATCAGCAGCTGCGTCAGCGACCCCGACTATGTCCGCACCGAAAGCGAGTTCCTGCTTAACCTCAACCGCATCAACGTCGCCATCTCGCGGATGAAAAAGAAACTCGTCATCGTGGCAAGCCGCAGCATATTCGAGTTCATGCCCCAAGACGCCCGCGACTACGACCGCGCGTTGCTCTGGCGGGGCATCTCCGACACGGTGGGCTTCACTGCAGACTCTAAGCCTCAGTGGGAGGGTGACTTGTCAAAGTTCCTTGGGCAAGCAAACCCAGACGTTAAGGTGGAAGTCTACGTTAAATCCCAAAAAACGCTGGCCCAAACCCGCCGATAA
- a CDS encoding Rieske (2Fe-2S) protein: MPKDNFHSSIKDSELKEGGIAAVRIRGNPILLAKVGGQVYGVTNRCPHMGCSLQNGILSGYVLMCPCHGWKFDVRTGQYIENPLTALTAYRCKVEDGKIWVEIKK; encoded by the coding sequence TTGCCTAAAGATAATTTTCATTCAAGCATCAAGGATTCTGAGCTTAAAGAAGGCGGTATAGCGGCTGTCCGCATAAGAGGCAATCCCATATTGCTTGCTAAAGTAGGTGGACAAGTCTACGGCGTTACTAACCGCTGCCCGCATATGGGATGCAGCCTACAAAATGGCATCTTAAGCGGCTACGTTTTAATGTGTCCCTGCCACGGCTGGAAATTTGATGTCCGCACTGGACAATACATCGAGAACCCTCTGACCGCTCTCACCGCTTACCGCTGTAAGGTTGAGGACGGAAAAATCTGGGTTGAAATCAAAAAGTAA